A window from Citrus sinensis cultivar Valencia sweet orange chromosome 5, DVS_A1.0, whole genome shotgun sequence encodes these proteins:
- the LOC127902801 gene encoding probable disease resistance protein At4g27220: MEIVISVAAKVAEYLVAPIIYPFTYCCTYKTNFEKLNNEVDKLKNARDSVQYKVDDSRIKGDGIQQHVEEWLIAANKEINEVETLIEDKENSNNRCLKGLCPNLRTRYQLSKKAEREANAIVGLHEKGRFDSVSFRTFPEETWLKSTQDFMHFESRKSTLKEILDALSNRNFNMIGVYGMGGIGKTTLVKDVGRQAKENNLFEKVISSRVSQTPQIKEIQREIAEKIGLELAEQSHETVRAGRLLERLKKETKILIILDDIWGSLDLEAIGIPLADDNGGCKVLLTARSQDVLSCKMDCQQKFFVDVLYEKEAWSLFKKMTGDCIENGELKSVATEIVKECAGLPIAIVPVARALRNKRLSEWKDALLEFRRPSLRNFTGTTQVAYKSIELSYNHLNGEELKKTFLLIGYTFFSCVEDLLCYGMGLGLFQNINTLEEARDRAHTLVDKLKNSCLLLDGRSSEWFSMHDVVRDVARSIASRDQHVFAVENEVVPLTSWPDKDTLKVCTAISLKNSNISEPPQGFECPQLKFLCIGCHASLRIPDKFFTGMTELRVLDFTKMHLLALPSSLGLLQNLQTLSLDDCELGDIAIIGDLKKLVILTLRGSDMKELVGEIGQLTQLKLLDLRRCYRLRVIAANVISSLSRLEELYIGQSPIQWGKVEGVDGERRNASLHELNNLSKLTSLEILIQDEKTLPRDLSFFKMLQRYRILIGDQRRWDGPSDEISRIFRLMLASGANICLNEGHIMQLKGIEDLTLDGLPDIKNILCELGREGFPHLNRLEIRRNGNIVRLVDTMDCTPARTTAFPLLESLFLRDLRNLEEICRGPLTAESFCKLKTIRVEGCDKLKNVFPLVIGRGLQQLQSVKVSSCQNMEVFFAAERGDESSNNNGTEVIELTQLRTLELHSLPQLTSFCTGDLHFEKVFPNLEELRVDEKHIGLFPEDWLCKLKCLDVWHDESSTILSLDDFLQRFHTIKILFIGGDSEALYTSFKNVENGMEAMMRGINHRRELKQIFKQESSNAKDLEKLSIFMCDNLTHLVPSSTSFQNLTTLTVWGCHGMINVLTSSTARSLVRLRQMTIKVCVMITEIVADEDDEGDNYAAQDEIVFSELKELNLSNLQSLTSFSCSGNNCAFKFPSLERLVVNRCPNMKIFSEGELSTPKLQKVQMSLVDEKLWAWDRDLNTTIQYVYLKIKKEEEEEEKEKSAKANEKEKDVKDSESPNL, translated from the exons ATGGAAATTGTTATCTCCGTTGCTGCAAAAGTTGCAGAGTACTTGGTGGCTCCCATAATTTATCCATTTACTTACTGCTGCACTTACAAGACCAACTTCGAGAAGCTGAATAATGAAGTCGATAAGCTAAAGAATGCTAGAGACAGTGTGCAGTATAAGGTTGATGATTCTAGAATTAAGGGGGACGGAATTCAACAGCACGTTGAGGAGTGGCTGATTGCTGCGAACAAGGAGATCAATGAAGTCGAAACACTTATTGAAGACAAAGAGAATTCAAACAACCGGTGTTTGAAGGGGTTATGTCCTAATTTGAGGACTCGATACCAGCTTAGCAAGAAAGCAGAAAGAGAGGCGAATGCTATTGTTGGACTCCATGAAAAAGGGAGATTCGACAGTGTTTCTTTTCGTACCTTTCCAGAGGAGACATGGCTTAAGTCTACCCAGGATTTCATGCACTTTGAATCGAGAAAGTCCACATTGAAGGAGATACTAGATGCACTCAGTAACCGTAACTTCAACATGATTGGGGTGTACGGGATGGGTGGCATTGGAAAGACAACGCTGGTGAAAGATGTTGGCAGACAGGCCAAGGAAAATAATCTCTTTGAGAAGGTCATTTCTTCACGTGTTTCCCAAACACcgcaaataaaagaaatacaaaGAGAAATTGCAGAGAAGATAGGCTTAGAATTGGCTGAACAGAGTCATGAAACTGTAAGAGCAGGGAGGCTGCTTGAAAGATTGAAGAAAGAGACGAAGATCCTTATAATCTTGGATGATATTTGGGGGAGTCTTGATTTGGAGGCGATTGGAATTCCATTGGCAGATGACAACGGCGGATGTAAAGTTCTGCTGACAGCAAGAAGTCAGGATGTGTTATCTTGTAAGATGGattgtcaacaaaaattttttgttgatgttCTGTACGAAAAAGAAGCTTGGAGTCTTTTCAAAAAGATGACAGGTGATTGCATAGAAAATGGTGAACTGAAATCTGTGGCAACAGAGATAGTCAAGGAATGTGCTGGTTTGCCCATTGCCATTGTACCCGTAGCAAGGGCATTGAGAAATAAGAGATTGTCTGAATGGAAGGATGCTTTGCTGGAATTTAGAAGGCCTTCCTTGAGAAACTTCACTGGAACAACGCAGGTGGCGTACAAAAGTATAGAGCTAAGTTACAATCATTTAAACGGAGAGGAACTGAAGAAAACATTTTTGCTAATAGGGTACACGTTCTTCTCTTGTGTTGAAGACTTGCTCTGTTATGGCATGGGTTTGGGTCTGTTTCAAAACATCAACACGTTGGAAGAGGCACGGGATAGAGCACATACATTGGTTGATAAACTCAAGAACTCTTGTTTGTTGCTTGATGGCCGTTCAAGTGAATGGTTTTCAATGCATGATGTTGTTCGTGATGTAGCCAGATCAATTGCATCAAGAGACCAACATGTGTTTGCGGTGGAAAATGAGGTTGTTCCGCTGACCAGCTGGCCAGATAAGGATACACTGAAGGTTTGCACCGCAATCTCCTTAAAGAATAGTAATATTAGTGAGCCTCCTCAAGGGTTCGAATGCCCGCAACTTAAATTCCTTTGTATTGGCTGTCATGCTTCTTTGAGGATCccagataaattttttactggGATGACAGAGCTTAGAGTTTTAGATTTCACTAAGATGCATTTGTTGGCATTGCCTTCATCGCTTGGTCTCTTACAAAACCTTCAAACATTGTCTCTCGATGATTGTGAACTAGGAGACATAGCCATTATCGGAGACCTAAAGAAATTAGTCATCCTTACGCTTCGAGGTTCTGATATGAAGGAACTGGTTGGAGAGATAGGCCAGCTGACTCAATTGAAGTTGTTGGATTTGCGCCGATGTTACCGACTGAGAGTTATTGCAGCAAATGTGATATCAAGCTTATCACGATTAGAAGAATTGTATATTGGCCAGAGTCCCATTCAGTGGGGGAAGGTTGAAGGAGTCGACGGTGAAAGAAGAAATGCCAGCCTTCATGAGTTgaataatttatctaaattgACCTCTTTAGAAATACTAATCCAAGATGAAAAGACTCTACCAAGAGACTTGTCGTTCTTCAAAATGCTGCAAAGGTACAGAATATTGATAGGAGATCAGCGGCGGTGGGATGGCCCATCGGATGAAATATCTAGAATATTCCGACTGATGCTCGCCAGTGGTGCCAACATTTGCTTGAACGAGGGGCATATCATGCAATTGAAGGGTATTGAAGACTTAACTTTGGATGGATTGCCGGACATTAAGAATATTCTTTGTGAACTAGGCAGAGAAGGTTTTCCACATCTGAATCGTCTCGAAATCCGACGTAATGGCAACATTGTTCGTCTTGTTGACACAATGGATTGTACGCCAGCTCGGACGACTGCATTCCCCCTTTTGGAGTCATTATTTCTGAGAGATTTAAGGAACCTTGAGGAAATATGTCGTGGTCCACTCACAGCAGAGTCTTTTTGCAAATTAAAGACCATAAGGGTGGAAGGGTgtgataaattgaaaaatgtattTCCATTGGTCATTGGCAGAGGCCTTCAACAACTTCAGTCCGTTAAAGTGAGTAGTTGCCAAAATATGGAAGTGTTTTTTGCTGCCGAGAGAGGAGATGAATCCAGCAATAATAACGGTACTGAAGTGATTGAACTCACTCAATTGAGGACACTTGAGCTTCATTCTCTTCCGCAGCTTACAAGCTTCTGCACAGGTGATCTGCATTTTGAAAAG GTGTTCCCCAATTTGGAAGAATTGAGGGTTGATGAAAAGCACATAGGCCTATTTCCAGAAGACTGGCTTTGCAAACTTAAATGTCTTGATGTCTGGCATGATGAGTCAAGTACAATTTTATCACTTGACGATTTCCTCCAGAGATTTCACACCATCAAAATTCTCTTTATAGGAGGGGACAGTGAGGCTTTGTACACATCATTTAAAAACGTTGAAAATGGGATGGAAGCAATGATGAGAGGGATAAACCATCGTCGTGAACTGAAGCAGATTTTCAAACAAGAGTCATCCAATGCGAAAGATTTGGAAAAACTGTCGATATTCATGTGTGACAATTTGACTCATCTAGTGCCATCCTCGACATCGTTTCAGAACCTAACAACTCTGACGGTATGGGGTTGCCATGGAATGATAAACGTTCTAACATCCTCAACAGCAAGGAGTCTGGTGCGACTGAGACAAATGACGATAAAAGTATGCGTGATGATAACAGAAATAGTGGCAGATGAGGATGATGAAGGAGATAATTATGCAGCACaagatgaaattgtttttagCGAATTAAAGGAATTGAATCTTTCGAACTTACAAAGTCTGACTAGTTTCAGCTGCTCTGGGAATAATTGCGCCTTCAAATTCCCATCTCTAGAAAGATTAGTGGTGAATCGTTGCCCCAATATGAAGATTTTCTCAGAAGGGGAATTAAGCACACCCAAGTTACAGAAAGTGCAGATGAGCCTAGTCGATGAAAAACTTTGGGCTTGGGATCGGGACCTTAATACAACCATTCAATACGtatatcttaaaataaaaaag gaagaggaggaagaagagaaagagaagtcTGCCAAGGCGAATGAAAAGGAGAAAGATGTGAAAGACAGTG AGTCTCCAAACTTATGA